From the genome of Rhizobium sp. NXC24, one region includes:
- a CDS encoding DUF3095 domain-containing protein has translation MADLSNDDFFRTLPVFTDFEGVTDSNNYQPLPDDWLLAVADIVSSTKAIASGHYKSVNMAGASVISAVLNALDNGDYPFVFGGDGALVAIPPSGEDRVRQALAAVRTWVTEELELSLRTALVPMADVRAEGLDVRVARFSPSDFVSYAMFSGGGASWAEKQMKAGRFAVEAAPQETRPDLTGLSCRWNPIDAHNGEIVSIIAVPDAAGNGPEFQRLVADIIAISMEQNRGGHPVPVEGPTPALAFEGADIEARATASVANRWLRKLSIAAQIVVIYILDKFGIRAATFDAKIYRRDLAANSDFRKFDDGLKMTIDVDAAHLSRIEARLREAEAAGVCRYGLHRQQSALMTCFVPTPLMRDHMHFIDGASGGYAMAAMALREKLCAAVSPALDAPLASPGTP, from the coding sequence ATGGCCGATCTATCGAACGACGATTTCTTCCGTACGTTGCCGGTTTTCACCGATTTCGAAGGCGTCACCGACAGCAATAATTATCAGCCGCTTCCCGATGACTGGCTCCTGGCAGTGGCCGATATCGTCAGCTCGACCAAGGCGATCGCATCGGGCCACTACAAATCCGTCAACATGGCTGGCGCCAGCGTGATTTCAGCCGTGCTCAACGCGCTGGACAATGGCGACTATCCCTTTGTCTTTGGCGGCGACGGCGCTCTGGTGGCCATTCCTCCCTCCGGTGAGGATCGTGTGCGGCAGGCACTGGCCGCGGTGCGGACATGGGTCACGGAGGAGTTGGAGCTCAGCCTGCGTACCGCGCTGGTGCCGATGGCGGACGTTCGCGCCGAGGGGCTGGATGTGCGGGTCGCCCGCTTCAGCCCCAGTGACTTTGTCTCCTATGCCATGTTTTCCGGCGGCGGCGCGAGCTGGGCGGAAAAGCAGATGAAGGCGGGACGCTTTGCGGTCGAAGCGGCGCCACAGGAGACGCGGCCGGATCTGACCGGTCTCTCCTGCCGATGGAATCCGATCGACGCGCATAATGGCGAGATCGTCTCGATCATCGCCGTTCCCGATGCTGCCGGCAACGGCCCCGAATTCCAACGCCTCGTTGCCGATATCATCGCCATTTCCATGGAGCAGAACCGCGGCGGCCATCCCGTGCCGGTCGAAGGGCCGACACCGGCACTTGCCTTCGAAGGCGCCGATATCGAGGCCCGCGCAACGGCGTCGGTCGCCAATCGCTGGCTGCGGAAACTTTCGATCGCCGCCCAGATCGTTGTCATCTATATCCTCGACAAGTTCGGCATTCGCGCGGCAACCTTCGATGCCAAGATCTACCGGCGTGACCTTGCCGCAAATTCCGATTTTCGCAAATTCGACGATGGCCTGAAGATGACCATCGACGTGGACGCCGCGCATCTTTCCCGGATTGAAGCTCGGTTGCGCGAGGCCGAAGCCGCAGGCGTCTGCCGCTACGGCCTGCATCGGCAGCAAAGCGCACTGATGACATGTTTCGTGCCGACGCCGCTGATGCGCGATCACATGCATTTCATCGACGGGGCCAGCGGCGGCTATGCGATGGCGGCTATGGCATTGCGGGAAAAGTTGTGTGCCGCCGTTTCCCCGGCGTTGGATGCACCGCTGGCCTCGCCCGGCACACCATGA
- a CDS encoding class I SAM-dependent methyltransferase, whose product MSRLDSFIRRLTAQRDILNAVVDEVKALDGPVLELGLGNGRTFDHLRELFPDRRVVAFDRAAHAYGSSMPEDGNLVLGEIKDTARDFIGIGASLAHADIGTGYEDKDAVTLTWLPEIMAGVLASHGLAVSGLPLDHPDLEALSLPSGVKEGRYFIYRRR is encoded by the coding sequence ATGAGCCGCCTGGATAGTTTCATCCGCCGCCTGACCGCACAACGGGATATTCTCAATGCCGTTGTCGATGAGGTCAAAGCGCTGGACGGCCCCGTATTGGAGCTTGGGCTCGGCAACGGCCGCACCTTCGATCATCTGCGCGAGCTTTTTCCGGACCGCCGCGTCGTCGCCTTCGATCGGGCTGCCCATGCATACGGCTCGTCAATGCCGGAGGACGGCAATCTCGTGCTCGGCGAAATCAAGGATACCGCCAGAGATTTCATCGGTATCGGCGCGTCGCTCGCCCATGCCGATATCGGCACAGGTTACGAGGACAAGGACGCGGTGACACTGACTTGGCTGCCCGAAATCATGGCCGGTGTTCTCGCATCGCATGGTCTCGCTGTCAGCGGCCTGCCGCTCGATCATCCCGATCTCGAAGCACTGTCCTTGCCGTCAGGTGTGAAAGAGGGGCGCTATTTCATCTATCGCCGCAGATAG
- a CDS encoding FkbM family methyltransferase, with translation MSDRKILTAKYWRRTLRKIRDRIATRLFDTRLGREILISAIGPRVKTMTVDCGDHVLTFSPADYIGRKVFRKGHFERDHVDRLLTILRESGLLRKGTVLLELGGNIGTQTSYFALSGAYRHIVTIEPDPRNFRLLSVNIADNGMQDMVTAVNCAAGDREGQLDFYLSHKNHGKSSVFRQSASDEKISVPVRPVADILADAGVEAADIGLIWMDIEGYEPVAVRSMQALMARKVPLYMEFTPTFYGRDQAITFVADLAGYYAECLVFFEDRSVAMKVTDLPVEGDQFDVLFLR, from the coding sequence ATGTCCGACCGTAAGATTTTGACCGCCAAGTACTGGAGACGAACCCTTCGCAAGATCAGGGATCGCATCGCCACACGCTTATTCGATACACGTCTCGGCCGTGAGATCCTGATCAGCGCCATCGGCCCGCGCGTGAAGACGATGACGGTCGATTGCGGTGATCATGTTCTAACCTTCTCGCCCGCTGACTACATCGGCCGTAAAGTGTTTCGCAAGGGCCATTTCGAGCGCGACCATGTCGACCGGTTGCTGACGATTCTGCGCGAGAGCGGTCTGCTGAGAAAGGGCACGGTGCTGCTCGAACTCGGGGGCAATATCGGCACGCAGACCAGCTATTTCGCCCTAAGCGGCGCGTATCGCCATATCGTTACCATCGAGCCGGACCCGCGTAATTTTCGGCTTCTGTCCGTCAATATCGCCGATAACGGCATGCAGGATATGGTCACGGCGGTCAATTGCGCCGCTGGCGATCGCGAAGGACAGCTCGATTTCTACCTGAGCCATAAGAACCACGGCAAAAGCAGCGTCTTTCGCCAGAGCGCAAGTGACGAAAAGATCTCCGTACCCGTCCGTCCCGTCGCCGATATTCTTGCCGATGCCGGCGTCGAGGCCGCCGATATCGGGCTGATCTGGATGGATATCGAGGGCTACGAGCCCGTTGCCGTCAGGTCGATGCAGGCGTTGATGGCCCGCAAAGTGCCGCTCTATATGGAGTTTACGCCCACCTTTTACGGCCGGGATCAGGCGATCACCTTCGTCGCCGATCTCGCCGGCTATTACGCCGAATGCCTCGTCTTTTTCGAGGACCGCAGCGTGGCGATGAAGGTTACCGACCTGCCGGTCGAAGGCGACCAGTTCGACGTGTTGTTCCTGCGCTGA
- a CDS encoding adenylate/guanylate cyclase domain-containing protein, which yields MTTEARKPIISDRLARKFRLGSGLIIFVFVIMHLANHSLGLISLSVADHAQHWFMAVWRNPVGTVLLYGALIVHILLVLRMLYKRRTLVMPAGEAFQIVTGLLVPVLLIDHIIGTRILHDIYGYQDNYRAIVHSLWITSPANGVRQAVVLVVVWIHGCIGIHFWLRYRSWYTAIAPLMLSFAIVLPVLALLGFAAMGRTVSHEAAQNDERGFRGGYYSDMRSYGEGGSIPGRQMVSAIWPYRVGFYGAFSASIISLFAFRTHRKLRERQHQFAVRYAGGEVVYAPRGFTVLEASRLGGIPHYSVCGGKGQCSTCRVQIIEGADNLPPPEALEQKTLNRIGATPDVRLACQLRPTGNVSVLPLLTPMAESNIPVYSQTASPGREREIVVFFCDLRHFTTLTESRLPFDIVFLLNRYFAIVGRIIESNGGRMDKFIGDGAMALFGLRTTPQEANRQALKAAAEIIREIGKLGEELAVELSVPLEVVVGLHTGLAVVGSMGYGNVKNVTAIGDTVNVASRLESVAKEFSRALVFSEPVATLSGIDIAGIESREIAVRGRGEPLRVYIVPKEESGRFA from the coding sequence ATGACCACCGAGGCGAGAAAACCCATCATCTCCGATCGTCTTGCGCGAAAGTTCCGCCTCGGCTCCGGTTTGATCATTTTCGTCTTCGTGATCATGCATCTGGCCAATCATTCGCTCGGATTGATTTCGCTGAGCGTCGCCGATCACGCGCAGCACTGGTTCATGGCCGTCTGGCGCAATCCGGTGGGCACCGTTCTTCTCTACGGCGCGCTGATCGTTCATATCCTGCTCGTCCTGCGCATGCTTTACAAGCGCCGCACTCTGGTCATGCCGGCCGGTGAGGCCTTCCAGATCGTCACCGGTTTGCTGGTTCCGGTTCTTTTGATCGACCACATCATCGGTACGCGCATCCTGCATGATATCTACGGCTATCAGGACAATTACCGCGCTATCGTCCACAGTCTCTGGATCACATCGCCGGCAAACGGCGTGCGCCAGGCGGTCGTGCTGGTGGTCGTCTGGATCCATGGCTGTATCGGTATCCATTTCTGGCTGCGATATCGCTCCTGGTATACGGCTATCGCACCCCTCATGCTGTCTTTCGCCATCGTCCTGCCCGTTCTCGCTTTGCTCGGTTTCGCCGCCATGGGCCGAACAGTGTCGCATGAGGCGGCGCAGAATGACGAACGCGGTTTTCGGGGCGGTTATTACAGCGACATGCGCAGCTATGGCGAAGGCGGGTCCATACCCGGCAGGCAGATGGTCAGCGCCATATGGCCCTATCGCGTGGGTTTCTACGGCGCCTTCAGCGCATCGATCATCAGCCTTTTCGCTTTCCGCACTCATCGCAAGCTGCGCGAACGGCAGCATCAGTTCGCGGTCCGCTATGCCGGCGGCGAAGTCGTGTATGCGCCCCGCGGCTTCACCGTGCTCGAAGCAAGCCGCCTCGGCGGCATCCCGCATTATTCCGTCTGCGGCGGCAAGGGCCAGTGTTCCACCTGCCGCGTCCAGATCATCGAGGGCGCGGATAATCTGCCGCCGCCCGAAGCGCTGGAACAGAAGACGCTGAACCGCATCGGCGCCACGCCGGACGTCCGCCTCGCCTGCCAGTTACGTCCGACAGGAAACGTCAGCGTCCTGCCCCTTCTGACGCCGATGGCGGAATCGAACATTCCCGTCTACAGCCAAACGGCAAGCCCTGGCCGCGAGCGTGAGATCGTCGTCTTTTTCTGCGATCTGCGGCATTTCACGACGCTGACCGAATCGCGCCTGCCCTTCGATATCGTCTTCCTGCTCAACCGCTATTTCGCGATCGTCGGGCGTATTATCGAGAGTAATGGCGGCCGGATGGACAAGTTTATCGGCGACGGCGCCATGGCCTTGTTCGGCCTGCGCACCACGCCGCAGGAAGCCAACCGGCAGGCGCTCAAAGCAGCCGCCGAGATCATCAGGGAGATCGGCAAACTCGGCGAGGAGCTGGCAGTCGAGCTATCGGTCCCCCTCGAAGTCGTCGTCGGTCTTCATACTGGCTTGGCCGTGGTCGGTTCGATGGGCTATGGCAACGTCAAGAACGTGACGGCGATCGGCGACACCGTCAATGTGGCGAGCCGCCTGGAAAGCGTCGCCAAAGAATTCAGCCGCGCCCTGGTCTTCTCCGAGCCGGTGGCGACCCTTTCCGGCATCGATATCGCCGGCATCGAAAGCCGGGAGATCGCCGTTCGCGGCCGCGGCGAGCCTTTGCGCGTCTATATCGTTCCGAAGGAGGAGAGCGGTCGCTTTGCATAG
- a CDS encoding glycosyltransferase family 4 protein, producing MKIAFYAPLKSPNHPVPSGDRLMARLIIAALEMAGHKVEIASELRSFRPTPQDASSAEIARKAADETARLLEKWRAEPRPDLWFTYHPYYKTPDLIGPPVTASLGIPYVTAEASYSRRHDDGGWGENQRLIAEAVRQAAVNLCFTERDRIGLLDAVPEGRYERFLPFIDTAHFGPPADEAAPHRLITVAMMRRGDKFDSYVMLAQALELIRDREWTLTVIGDGPMRGEVRTLFSAFDADRITWLGERSTPEIVTALRTGGIYVWPGCGEAYGLAYLEAQAAGLPVIAQATAGVPEVVVDGVTGFLTPEGDLSAQADAIARLLGDDQKRRAMGKAAYRFVHHERSLTAASKRLEAILRKHLGDSYYER from the coding sequence ATGAAGATCGCCTTCTATGCTCCATTGAAATCGCCCAATCATCCGGTGCCGTCGGGTGATCGGCTGATGGCGCGCCTGATCATCGCGGCCCTGGAGATGGCAGGACATAAGGTCGAGATCGCCTCCGAGTTGCGCAGTTTCAGGCCGACGCCGCAGGACGCATCGTCTGCCGAGATCGCTCGGAAAGCGGCGGATGAGACGGCCAGATTGCTGGAGAAATGGCGGGCAGAGCCGCGGCCGGATTTATGGTTTACCTACCATCCCTACTACAAGACGCCCGACCTGATCGGCCCGCCGGTTACGGCGTCGCTCGGCATTCCCTACGTCACGGCCGAAGCATCCTATAGCAGGCGGCATGATGACGGCGGCTGGGGCGAAAACCAGCGCCTGATTGCCGAAGCAGTTCGGCAGGCTGCCGTCAATCTGTGTTTTACCGAGCGTGACCGGATCGGCCTTTTGGACGCCGTTCCCGAGGGGCGCTATGAGCGCTTCCTGCCGTTCATCGATACGGCGCACTTTGGGCCGCCGGCCGATGAAGCCGCTCCGCACCGGCTGATAACCGTCGCGATGATGCGGCGCGGCGACAAGTTCGACAGCTATGTGATGCTTGCGCAGGCGCTGGAACTGATCCGGGATCGCGAGTGGACGCTGACCGTCATCGGCGACGGGCCGATGCGAGGGGAGGTGCGGACGCTGTTCTCCGCCTTCGATGCCGACCGCATCACCTGGCTCGGAGAGCGTTCAACGCCCGAGATCGTCACCGCGTTGCGGACAGGGGGCATCTATGTCTGGCCGGGCTGTGGCGAGGCCTACGGCCTTGCTTATCTGGAAGCACAGGCCGCCGGCCTGCCCGTCATCGCGCAGGCGACCGCGGGCGTGCCGGAAGTGGTGGTGGATGGTGTCACCGGGTTTCTGACACCCGAAGGTGATTTGAGCGCCCAGGCCGACGCGATTGCGCGTTTGCTTGGCGACGACCAGAAGCGGCGGGCGATGGGCAAGGCGGCCTACCGCTTCGTTCATCACGAGCGGTCCTTGACCGCCGCTTCGAAACGACTTGAAGCCATCCTGCGAAAGCATTTGGGAGATTCCTATTATGAGCGATAG
- a CDS encoding polysaccharide deacetylase family protein, producing the protein MSDRAAWQPLRDELQRWADAGRRAKLWFRDDDAIDPTEALDRLLALSDHYSVPVALAVIPAHTGEPLATRLASQKDLTVTVHGWTHHNYAPDEAKKQELGPHRPHAIILDELRQGFDKLKALYPQQFAPMLVPPWNRIDKALLPGLAAFGYRAVSVYGLAKPDQPIALINTHVDIMDWHGTHGGWPHAELVGYLVRELQNRFDGNSEPIGILTHHLVHDALAWDFIATLFEETAAHAAIDWRHVGDFMG; encoded by the coding sequence ATGAGCGATAGAGCCGCATGGCAGCCCCTGCGCGATGAATTGCAGCGCTGGGCCGATGCCGGCCGCAGGGCGAAACTATGGTTTCGCGACGACGACGCCATCGATCCGACCGAGGCGCTCGACCGGTTGCTGGCGCTTTCGGATCATTATTCCGTACCTGTCGCCCTGGCAGTAATCCCCGCCCATACGGGCGAGCCGCTAGCGACGCGACTGGCAAGCCAGAAAGATTTGACGGTGACCGTGCATGGCTGGACGCATCACAATTATGCGCCGGACGAGGCGAAGAAGCAGGAACTCGGCCCGCATCGCCCGCACGCGATCATCCTCGATGAACTCCGCCAGGGCTTTGACAAGCTGAAGGCGCTCTATCCCCAGCAATTCGCGCCGATGCTGGTCCCGCCGTGGAACCGGATCGACAAGGCGCTGCTGCCCGGGTTGGCCGCTTTCGGATATCGTGCTGTTTCCGTCTACGGATTGGCAAAGCCGGATCAGCCAATCGCGTTGATCAATACCCATGTCGATATCATGGATTGGCACGGGACCCATGGCGGCTGGCCGCATGCCGAGCTGGTTGGTTATCTCGTGCGGGAACTGCAAAACCGCTTCGACGGCAATAGCGAGCCGATCGGTATCCTCACCCATCACCTCGTCCATGACGCGCTGGCGTGGGATTTCATTGCAACGCTATTCGAAGAGACGGCTGCTCACGCGGCCATCGACTGGCGCCACGTCGGCGACTTCATGGGTTAG
- a CDS encoding MBL fold metallo-hydrolase, protein MKNDSFELKFWGVRGSVPVSGPEFERYGGNTSCIELRHDGRHIIFDAGTGAREAALSLAKQGVRDVDVFFTHSHYDHIIGLPFFNPIYDPKVSVDLWTGHLAGKTTTRQLIGQFMRPPWFPVEPDICRATMNFRDFAAGDTLKPHPGIVIHTAKLNHPGGCIGYRVEWAGRVIALVYDTEHMAGQTDEAVLSLMMDADLAVYDTTYTEPEMAKHIGFGHSTWKEGVKLAKKAGAKRLALFHHAPARTDKELDDMQRDARASFPGSFAAFDGQLLEL, encoded by the coding sequence ATGAAAAACGATAGTTTCGAGCTTAAATTCTGGGGTGTGCGAGGAAGTGTTCCCGTATCGGGACCGGAATTCGAGCGTTACGGCGGGAATACATCCTGCATCGAATTGCGGCATGACGGCAGGCACATTATTTTCGACGCCGGAACCGGCGCACGCGAGGCTGCACTGTCACTTGCCAAGCAAGGTGTCCGCGACGTCGATGTCTTCTTCACGCACTCGCACTACGATCACATCATAGGTCTGCCTTTTTTCAACCCGATCTATGATCCGAAGGTCAGCGTCGATCTCTGGACGGGTCATCTCGCCGGCAAGACGACGACGCGACAATTGATCGGCCAGTTCATGCGGCCGCCTTGGTTTCCGGTGGAGCCCGATATCTGCCGGGCAACGATGAACTTTCGCGATTTCGCGGCCGGTGACACGCTGAAGCCGCATCCGGGTATCGTCATCCATACGGCCAAACTCAATCATCCAGGCGGCTGCATCGGCTACCGCGTCGAATGGGCGGGCCGGGTCATAGCGCTGGTCTACGATACCGAGCACATGGCTGGCCAGACGGATGAAGCAGTGCTTTCGCTGATGATGGATGCCGACCTCGCCGTCTACGACACGACCTACACCGAGCCCGAGATGGCAAAGCATATAGGCTTCGGACATTCCACTTGGAAGGAAGGCGTCAAGCTGGCGAAAAAAGCGGGCGCAAAGCGTCTCGCCCTCTTTCACCATGCGCCGGCACGCACGGACAAGGAACTGGACGACATGCAGCGAGATGCGCGAGCGAGCTTCCCGGGCTCCTTTGCCGCGTTTGACGGTCAGTTGCTCGAGCTTTGA
- a CDS encoding winged helix DNA-binding protein, which produces MGKSKERKSSRELIVSSAHLAVGSSPALSELEYGLILFSHAFNRWMVRCMAAAGVPSLSPIEILIIHSVRHRGRPKTLSDLCLVLDIEDTHVANYAVKKLEAAGLVKTGKAGKEKMIQVTDKGLEALTRYSEIRERLLVEATKVSGLSQDDLSDMASHLRALSGYYEQAARSAATL; this is translated from the coding sequence TTGGGCAAGTCGAAGGAACGGAAATCTTCCCGCGAATTGATCGTGTCATCCGCTCATTTGGCGGTTGGCAGTTCTCCGGCCCTCTCCGAGCTGGAGTATGGATTGATCCTCTTTTCGCACGCGTTTAACCGCTGGATGGTGCGCTGCATGGCGGCTGCCGGCGTGCCCAGCCTTTCCCCGATTGAAATTCTGATCATTCATTCGGTGCGGCACCGGGGCCGGCCGAAGACGTTGTCCGATCTGTGCCTCGTGCTCGACATCGAAGACACCCATGTCGCCAATTACGCCGTGAAGAAGCTGGAGGCTGCCGGTCTCGTCAAGACGGGCAAGGCGGGTAAGGAAAAGATGATCCAGGTAACCGACAAGGGCCTGGAGGCACTGACGCGCTATTCCGAAATCCGCGAACGGCTGCTGGTCGAAGCGACCAAGGTTTCCGGCCTCTCTCAGGACGATCTTTCCGACATGGCATCACATTTGAGAGCTCTGTCGGGCTATTACGAACAGGCAGCAAGGTCGGCGGCAACCCTCTGA